Within Tistrella mobilis, the genomic segment GGTGGATCCGCGCCAGCGTGCCATCCCATTCCCACAGACCCAGATATTCATGCACCGTACTCCGGGGCGGCAGATCCTTGGGCAGAGCCCGCCATTGGCAGCCGGTCATCAGCACATAGAATACGCCGTTCAGAACCTCGCGGACATCGACCGTGCGCTGCCGACCGCCGCGCTTCGCGGGCGGGATCAGCGGCTCGACAAGCGCCCATTCTTCATCCGTCAGGTCGCTCGGATATCTCAACCCCGGCCGCTCATAAACACGGCGGGTTTCCGTCGTCCACATTCTGTCCGCTCCCATTTCCTTTGGGGCGGCATCGAATCACAACAGATTCACCGGATTCAATAACATTCCGGACGGGCTCTTACTGAGGTTCTTGATTTATTGGATTCTGCAACCGAGAAAGAATCAAGCTTCTTCAGATTGTCGGTTTTTGAAATATATAGAAAAGTCCTGGATATCGAGAATGCAAATTTAATAGTTAAAAGGACGCGCGATATTTTGAATTCTACAAACAGAATGCATCGGTCTGGTGTGTATAAATATGGCGAAGATGCTGATGAGATTCAAAGATCTATCGAAGAAGAAAATATATTACACGAAAATGCCTGGCTTTTTCTTTCAGAAGTGCCGCCAGGTGAGTGGAGCCAGCAGATCGTCAAAGATCTGATGGATGACGGGCTTGGGTTGGTATACGAGAGTGGCTTAGAGCCCGAAATTGCGCTTAAGGTGCTGCTCGTTCATGGTCCGGGACGCGCGGTCAGCAGTCTTGCCGCTTTGCGTGCCAGTCATGCGACGGCCCCCTGGAATATTGCCTCGATCCGTATGGCCGCCCATCTCGCGGCTGGCGGAGACCCTGAGGCTGAAGTCCTGCTGGCCTGGTTGGGACGGGTGGAGCCTGATCGGTTACCGTTGGCATCCGTCCGTCGCGATCCAGCGCAAGCACATAGTGTTCTGTCCATCTTTTTAAAGCATTGGGATGATGTTTCGGCATCGCGAAGCCTCAGGGAAGAGGCGGAAGCGCGGGTGATGGACGTTGTCTATGCGGCCTGCGGTGTGCGGGCGGCCTTGTCTGACCTCGGATTATGGGGACGGATATCCTTCACCCTCGAGGCCCTTGTCGGCCGTGCCATTCCCCGCCCTCGGTGCTGGACGCCCGATCAATTGGAAACGCTGAGGAAACTATACGCCGCTTTCGATGTCGGATCGGCTCATCGTGTCGCCCTGGCGCAGCACATCCAGGAACAGTCGCCGTCCGATGGCCTTGAATCTGCGCTACCGTGGCTGATACCCGGCTGGGTCCTGTTCTGGGTAACCTTCCTCTTCGTCTTCCCATGGTCGCGCACGGTCCAGGCGATCTTTTTCTGGAATCCGCGGGTCCGGGGCATGGTGAGCCTGGGTGCAGTCCCCCTGATGCTTCATCTGCCGCCGCTGCGTCGCCATCTGCTGCGCCCCTTCCGGGAGAAGCTTCTCGAGGAAGCCAGACTCGAGGCATTACCGGACCTCGGCTTCTTCGGAGACGTTCGGGTACGGCATGGCGATGGGCCGGCGCGGCCGATCACGGATGTCCTCCCCGGCCTGTCCGGGGCGGTGGTGCTGCGTGGCGATGCCGGGCTCGGCAAGACGTCGATCCTGCGCCAGCTGGCCTCACAGCAGCGTCGGCCGGTGGTTTTCCTGCAGGCGCGGGACTGCGCGGATGGTGTGGAGGCAGCCGTTCTGGACCACATCGGCCGGATCCAGGAAGAGGGCTTCGTGCGCGGGGCGATCCATACCGGCGGACTGCTCGTCCTGATCGATGGGCTGAACGAGGTTTCCGTAGAGATCCGAATGAAGATCAGCGACCTGCTGAAGAGACGTATTCGAGGCGATATCGTTGTCGCCACCCAGCCGATTGAATGGGAGCCCCCGGCTGGAGTGCGCGTCTACGATCTCCTGCCGCTTGATCGTGAGGCGACACGCCGCTTTCTTGTGTCGCGACCAGTGGCGGCAGATCCGACTCATCTGGTCCATGGTCCGGCCTTCGAGGCCGCCGTCGACTGCTTTATCACCGGTGCGCTGGATCAGGCGCCGGGTGAGGGCGAGCGGGAAGCGGCGAAAATCATCCTGTCCAATCCCTTTGATCTTACCCTTGCAGCCGACCTGCTGGCCCGGGGGCACATGCCTGCCGCCACGGGATTGATCGATGCCGCATTCCGCCTTGCCGATGAAGGCGGGCCGGGTGAACCGGGGTATCGTGCGAAGGCAGGGGTTCCCTTCCCGCTGGTTGCGTTCGGCCGGCACGCCGTACAGATGCGCCTGGAGGATCGCAACTGGTTCCAGCCTGGTGAATTCGAAGCGGAGCAGCCCTGTCTGATCCACCAGAGAATGCTCGTACAACGCTCGGTGATGGCGTGGCGGGGCCGGGAGGGCGAAGCGCCGGAGCGGGTGATCTTCCGGCACGACCGGATCTGGGATTTCTTCATGGCGGCGGCGTTCGAGGCGGATGCCGATCTGGTGGAGGCGCATCTCGGAGATCCACGTTTCAGGGGGGTCTACCTTCGGATTGCGGAAACCTGGCCGCCGGAGAAGGCCATGGTGGTTTGGGATGCACTCGTTCAGGTGGCAGCCGAACGGAACGAGCATGCCGTTTCAGACGCCGTCGTAATGCGCCTCAAGGCGCGGCTCGGGGCGGTGAAGCCGGCATAGGCCGCAGAGTTCCGGAACGACATTTCCTTTCAGTCCGATCGCGGGGCGGTTAAACCGCGCAAGGATCGGTCCTGCGACGGGCGGGGCCGGTTGTCTCTCGTAACCCCCGCAAAAGACTGGTGACATGACATGTTGGATGATGAACGCGGTCCGCTGCTTCGGCAGGCCCTCTCTCGTCTCGACGCGGCGGCCGCGTATCTCGACCTCGATCCGGACGTGGCGGAGAAGCTGGGTGCCCCCCGCGAGACCCTGAAGGCGCGGTTGCTGATCCGGATGGATGATGGTAGCCGGCGGGCCTTCACCGCCTGGCGCTGCCGCTATGACGACACCCGCGGCCCCACCAAGGGCGGCATCCGTTATCACCCCGCCTCGACCATGGACGAGGTGGAGGCGCTGGCCTTCTGGATGACCTTCAAATGCGCGGTGATGAACCTGCCCTATGGCGGCGGCAAGGGTGCGATCCGGGTGGATCCGCACGGCCTGTCACGGGCGGAGCTGGAGCGGCTGTCGCGCGCCTATGTCCAGGCCTTCGCCGGTGTGATCGGGCCGGACCGCGACATTCCGGCACCCGATGTCTATACCGACGCCATGGTCATGGGCTGGATGGCCGATGAATACGGCTCGCTGACCGGTGCGCCGGCGCCGGCGGTGGTCACCGGCAAGCCGGTGGCGCTGGGCGGATCGCTCGGCCGCGGTGACGCCACGGCCCGCGGCGGCTGGTATCTGCTGCGCCATCTGGCTGCCCGTCTCGGCGTCGAGGACCAGCCCGGCCGCGTGCGGCGGGCGATCGTTCAGGGCTATGGCAATGCCGGCCGGCATATGGCACGGCTGCTGGCGTCCGACGGCTGGACGATCGTTGGCGTTTCCGACAGCCGGGGTGCGGTGGCGGCACCCGGCGGTATCGACCTCGATGCGCTGGATGCCGCCAAGGCCCGGGGCGGGGTCGGTCTTCTGGAGGGGCCGGGCGTGCGCCGGGTCGATCCGGACGAGATCCTGGCCCTGGATGCCGAGCTGCTGGTGCCGGCGGCCCTGGAAGAGATGATCCATGCCGGCAATGTCCATCTGATCACGGCACCGGTGGTGCTGGAGCTGGCTAATGGCCCGGTGACGCCCGAGGCCGACGAGGTGCTGGCCGCCCGCGGCATCACCGTGCTGCCCGACATCCTGGCCAATGCCGGCGGTGTCACGGTCTCGTATTTCGAATGGGTCCAGAACCGGCAGGGCTGGTACTGGGGCGAGGCCGAGGTGCATGAGCGGCTGAAAGCGGCGATGGAGCGGGAAGGCGACGCGATCGGCGATCGCGTTGTAACCCTCGGTATCGACTGGCGGACCGCGGCCTATGTCCATGGTCTGGCGCGGCTGGCGGATGCGATTGCCGCCCACGGCACCCAGACCGACTTCCGCGGCTGACGATCGGCCGACTTCCGGGGACTGATGCCGGGCCGAGGCCGAGCCCCGCTCGTGCAGGGGGTGCGGAGCTTTCGGCCCGCGCCCCCTGGCGGGAAGACGGGCGGGGGGATAGGATCGCCCAGGCGTTCCCGTCTCCCCCGCTTCCGGATCCGCACCGCTGATGTCTTCCACCCCGCAGAGCCCCTCGCCGGCGCTGCCTGCCGGCGCGCCCCCGGGGCTTGGCCGGCCGGCCGCCGCGGCGTTCGGCGCCTATGTCATCTGGGGCCTGTTCCCGCTCTATTTCTCGGCCCTGGCCGCGGTACCGTCGCTGGAGGTTCTGGCCGACCGGATCCTGGGCTCGCTGGTCGTGCTGATCTTCATTGCCGCGGGCCATCGTCACCGGGCCGAAATCCGCGCCGTGATCGCCCGGCCCCGGGTGCTGGGCCTGCTCTGCCTCAGCGCCGTCGCCATCGCGGCCAATTGGGGGGTCTATATCTACGCGGTCCAGACCGGCCGCGCGGTCGATGCCAGCCTCGGCTATTACGTCAATCCGCTGGTCTCGGTGGTGCTGGGCGTGGTGTTCCTGCGCGAAAGGCCGCGGGCGATGCAGATCCTGGCCTTCTTCCTGGCGATCGGCGGGGTCGCCTGGATTGCGGGGGAAGGCGGCGGCCTGCCCTGGATCGCGATCGCGCTGGCCATGAGCTTCGGCACCTATGGCCTGTTGCGCAAGCTGGCTGCGGTCGGTGCCGTCGCCGGGCTTGCGATCGAAACCGCGGTGCTGGCGCCGGTGGCTCTCGGCTGGACGATCTTCGCGGCAGCCGGCGGTGTTCTGGCCATCCCCTCGGCCGGGCCGCTGCAGGTGCTGCTGCTGCTGGCCGCCGGTGCCGTAACGGTGGTGCCGCTGCTGATGTTCGGCTTTGCGGCGCCGCGCCTGCCCCTCGGCCTGCTGGGCTTTCTGCAATACGTCAATCCGACCTGTCAGCTCGCCGTGGCTGTGTTTCTGCTGGGCGAAACCGTCTCCGAGGCGCAAGGTGTGGCCTTCGTTCTCATCTGGATCGCGCTCGCGCTTTATACCGGTGATGCGGTAGTGGCCCGACGCCGTTCTCTGCGCTAAAGTCCTTGGCCATGCGCACGCTTTATCATCACTGGCTGAACCCTGGTTGCCGCGTGGTCCGACTGGCCCTCGGCGAGAAGCAGCTCGATCACGATCTGCAGCTCGAAAAGGCGTGGGAACGCCGCACCGAGTTCCTGAGGCTCAATCCGGCAGCCGTGCTTCCGGTTCTGGTTGAAGCCGACGACACCGTGGTCGCCGGCCATCGCACCGTGCTCGAATATCTGGAAGAGGCCTATCCGGAACATCCCCTGCTGCCGCGCCGGCCGGGAGACCGGGCCGAGGTGCGCCGGCTGATCGACTGGTTCGACCATAAATTCTCCGACGAGGTCACCCGCAATCTCGTGGGGGAGAAGGTCGACAAGCGCCTGGCAGGCTTGGGACAGCCGACTTCGGCCGCGATCCGCGCGGGCCTTGCCAATATCAACTATCACCTGGAATACGTGGCCTTCCTGACCGAGCGGCGCAAATGGCTGGCCGGCGACCAGCTCTCGCTGGCCGATCTGGCCGCTGCCGCCCATCTTTCGGCGATCGACTATCTGGGCGATGTGCCCTGGGTCCGCCATCCGGTCGCCAAGGAATGGTATGTCCGGATCAAGTCCCGGCCGAGCTTCCGGCCCATGCTCAAGGACCGGATCATCGGCATTGCGCCCGCGGCGCATTATGGCGACCTCGATTTCTGACCGGCGCCCGCCCGCGCCACCACCGCCCAGGCGCAAGGGGCCGCCGCTCGACCTTGATCCCGCCGGCTGGACAGCGGCGATCCGCGCCAGGGCCAGGGAGATCGGCTTCGATGCCGTGGGCTTTGCCCCGGCCCGCCTTCCCCCTGCGACAGGCGAGGCGCTCGACCGGTTCGTCGAACTCGGCCGCCATGGCGACATGCGCTGGATCGAGGACCGGATCGACTGGCGCCGCAGCCCCGATGCA encodes:
- a CDS encoding transposase; translated protein: MWTTETRRVYERPGLRYPSDLTDEEWALVEPLIPPAKRGGRQRTVDVREVLNGVFYVLMTGCQWRALPKDLPPRSTVHEYLGLWEWDGTLARIH
- a CDS encoding NACHT domain-containing protein: MDSATEKESSFFRLSVFEIYRKVLDIENANLIVKRTRDILNSTNRMHRSGVYKYGEDADEIQRSIEEENILHENAWLFLSEVPPGEWSQQIVKDLMDDGLGLVYESGLEPEIALKVLLVHGPGRAVSSLAALRASHATAPWNIASIRMAAHLAAGGDPEAEVLLAWLGRVEPDRLPLASVRRDPAQAHSVLSIFLKHWDDVSASRSLREEAEARVMDVVYAACGVRAALSDLGLWGRISFTLEALVGRAIPRPRCWTPDQLETLRKLYAAFDVGSAHRVALAQHIQEQSPSDGLESALPWLIPGWVLFWVTFLFVFPWSRTVQAIFFWNPRVRGMVSLGAVPLMLHLPPLRRHLLRPFREKLLEEARLEALPDLGFFGDVRVRHGDGPARPITDVLPGLSGAVVLRGDAGLGKTSILRQLASQQRRPVVFLQARDCADGVEAAVLDHIGRIQEEGFVRGAIHTGGLLVLIDGLNEVSVEIRMKISDLLKRRIRGDIVVATQPIEWEPPAGVRVYDLLPLDREATRRFLVSRPVAADPTHLVHGPAFEAAVDCFITGALDQAPGEGEREAAKIILSNPFDLTLAADLLARGHMPAATGLIDAAFRLADEGGPGEPGYRAKAGVPFPLVAFGRHAVQMRLEDRNWFQPGEFEAEQPCLIHQRMLVQRSVMAWRGREGEAPERVIFRHDRIWDFFMAAAFEADADLVEAHLGDPRFRGVYLRIAETWPPEKAMVVWDALVQVAAERNEHAVSDAVVMRLKARLGAVKPA
- a CDS encoding Glu/Leu/Phe/Val family dehydrogenase gives rise to the protein MLDDERGPLLRQALSRLDAAAAYLDLDPDVAEKLGAPRETLKARLLIRMDDGSRRAFTAWRCRYDDTRGPTKGGIRYHPASTMDEVEALAFWMTFKCAVMNLPYGGGKGAIRVDPHGLSRAELERLSRAYVQAFAGVIGPDRDIPAPDVYTDAMVMGWMADEYGSLTGAPAPAVVTGKPVALGGSLGRGDATARGGWYLLRHLAARLGVEDQPGRVRRAIVQGYGNAGRHMARLLASDGWTIVGVSDSRGAVAAPGGIDLDALDAAKARGGVGLLEGPGVRRVDPDEILALDAELLVPAALEEMIHAGNVHLITAPVVLELANGPVTPEADEVLAARGITVLPDILANAGGVTVSYFEWVQNRQGWYWGEAEVHERLKAAMEREGDAIGDRVVTLGIDWRTAAYVHGLARLADAIAAHGTQTDFRG
- the rarD gene encoding EamA family transporter RarD, whose translation is MSSTPQSPSPALPAGAPPGLGRPAAAAFGAYVIWGLFPLYFSALAAVPSLEVLADRILGSLVVLIFIAAGHRHRAEIRAVIARPRVLGLLCLSAVAIAANWGVYIYAVQTGRAVDASLGYYVNPLVSVVLGVVFLRERPRAMQILAFFLAIGGVAWIAGEGGGLPWIAIALAMSFGTYGLLRKLAAVGAVAGLAIETAVLAPVALGWTIFAAAGGVLAIPSAGPLQVLLLLAAGAVTVVPLLMFGFAAPRLPLGLLGFLQYVNPTCQLAVAVFLLGETVSEAQGVAFVLIWIALALYTGDAVVARRRSLR
- the fzlA gene encoding FtsZ-binding protein FzlA; this encodes MRTLYHHWLNPGCRVVRLALGEKQLDHDLQLEKAWERRTEFLRLNPAAVLPVLVEADDTVVAGHRTVLEYLEEAYPEHPLLPRRPGDRAEVRRLIDWFDHKFSDEVTRNLVGEKVDKRLAGLGQPTSAAIRAGLANINYHLEYVAFLTERRKWLAGDQLSLADLAAAAHLSAIDYLGDVPWVRHPVAKEWYVRIKSRPSFRPMLKDRIIGIAPAAHYGDLDF